The genomic segment GGGGCGTCAGGTCAGGGTCAGATCGACCGGCCCGCCCCGTCCCAGTAGGGCGCGCGCAGGCGGGGTTTGAAGATCTTGCCGCTGTCTTCGCGGGGCAGGGCCTCGTGGAAATCGACAATCCGTGGCGCTTTGAATCGGGCCAGTTTGCCGTCAAGGAAATCCAGCACCTTCTGTTTGTCGGCGCTGTGCCCATCGGCCAGTTCAACCGCCGCGACGATCTGTTCGCCAAATTCGGGGTCAGGCGCGCCAAAGACGGCGACATCGCGGATGAAAGGCGCGCGCATCAGCACCGCTTCGATCTCGGCGGGAAAGATATTGGCCCCGCCCGAGATGATCATGTCTTTCTTGCGATCCGTGATGAACAGGAACCCGTCCTCATCCACCGATCCCAGATCCCCGACAGAGAAATGCCCGTGCTTTTCAGCCGAGGCGCGGCTTTCGGGATCGTTGGAATAGTCGAACCCGCCGAAGGCATCCATGCGGGCATAAATCTCGCCCACCTGACCGGCGGGCAGCTCGTTCCCATCGGGGTCAAGGATCAACAGCGTGCCGCCCATCTGCATCCGCCCTGCGGTACCGGGCCGTGCCAAAGCGTCTGCCGAGGATACCATCGTCATAAACCCGATCTCTGTCGCGCCGTAGCTTTCCCAGAACACCGGCCCCCACCAGTCGATCATCGCTACTTTCAGGTCATGTGGCCAGGGTGACCCCGTCGAGACGCAGAATTCCACCGAGGACAGGTCATATTTCGCCTTCACCTCTTGGGGGAGCTTCAGCATCCGGCTCATCATGGTGGGGACCAGATAGATATGGGTAATGCGCTGAGCCTCGATCGTGGCGAGGAAGCTTTCGGGATCGAACTTGGGCGCGACAAAGGTCGATACGCCCGGGGTGACCAGCGCGGCAGAGGTCAGCGTTGATGGTGCCGAGTGATAGATCGGCGCGGCCGTAAAGAACCGCGAGCCGGGTTTGAGCTGCAACATCTCGGTGCCTACGCGCGAAAGCACCTCTTCAAAGTCGCGCTTGGGCCCGCCTCCCAAACGCCGCACGCCCTTCGGCTTGCCGGTCGAGCCCGAGGTATAGCGCATCAGCGGGCGCATCATCTCGCGCGGGGTGATGGGGTCGGCGGCATCTACCAGCGCGGACCATTCCGGTGTCTCGGGGTCGGTCTTTGCGGCGGCGTCATCAATGCCATAGGCTTGACGCAGCGCGGTATCAGGGGTGACCGCGATGACCGTGCGCCCTTCGAGGGCGGGGCGCAGCGCGTCGATCAGGTCACGGTGGATGATCACGAACTGGGCGCCGCTGTCGTCGCAAATGGCGCCGGCCTCTTCTGCGGCGGCGTGCCAGTTCTGCGCCACGATGACCGTGCCGGCCATGGCCGCAGCGCGCATGACCTCGAGCTGGGTCAGATCGTTGCGCATGATCAGCGCCACAGGCACATCCGCCCCCGCCCCCAGACGCGTCAGCGCCGCAGCACCCTGCGCCGCGCGCTGTTCAAACGCCTCTCGTGCAAGCTTGCGATCAAAATCCGCAATCACCGTATCCGACATTAGATGTACTCCCATCGTGCCAATGCCCACCCGCCACTTTCGGGCGCGCAGGTTGTTTCGTTCCCTTATGCTAAGGTAACCTTACTTTGGGGAAGGGTCCATCGGGGGCCCGTGCGCGACGTTACGGCAGAGCGGATTTCTCTTAGGTGAATCGGCACTTGACGGCTATACCGGAAATATATTCTGTTTTTCACAGATGTCTTGGGAGGGATAATCGTGGACATACTGATTTCGGTCGTCTTGCCGCTTGGCTTGGCGTTTATCATGTTTACCTTGGGTGTCGGGCTGACACCTGCGGATTTCGCCCGTGTCGGGCAGCGGCCGCTCGCTTTTTTCATCGGGGCGCTGAACCAGAGCATCCTGCTGCCGCTCGTGACCTTTATCTGTGTGCTGGCCTTCGGCATCCGCGCGGAAATGGCCGTGGGCTTCATGATCTTGGCGGCCTGCCCCGGTGGGGTGACCAGCAATGTGATCTCGAAGCTGGCGAAAGGGGATGTGGCGCTGTCGGTGTCGCTGACGGCGGTGATCAGCCTTGCCAGTGTGGTGACCGTGCCGCTGATTTTGGGCCTGTCGATGGGATATTTCATGGGCGATGCCGCGCCCGAGATCGACATCACCAAAACCGCGGTCACCATGTTTGCCCTGACGGTGGTGCCTGTCACGCTTGGCTTGGGCGCGCGGGCGATGGCCCCTGCCGCGATGACCCGGGCGGAGCCTAAGCTGAGCGCGGTGGCGACGATCCTGTTTGCGGCGATCGTGCTGGCGGCGCTGGCGGCGAATTGGGCGCTGTTTGTGGAAAATATCGTGGTGATCGGGCCCGCGCTGCTGGTCTTGCTGGCCGCGCTGACCACCATCGGCTTTGCCGTGCCGCGGCTGCTTGGCCGGTCGGTGACCGAGGCCAAGACCATCTCGGTCGAGACGGGGGTGCAGAACAGTACCCTGGGGATCGCCGTTGCCGCGATCATTGTCGGCGGCGAGGGTGGGTTCACCGCCTATGCGCTGCCGTCGGCTGTTTACGGTATCCTGATGTATCTGATCATCCTGCCCGTCGTTTTGAAATACCGCCGCATCGGCACAGCGTAAGGAGCTTTGCATGAACACCTCTGACGTAATTATCGTGGGCGGCGGTCTGGCCGGACTGGTCGCCGCAGCCGAACTGGCTGATCGTGGGAAACAGGTCACCATCATCGATCAGGAACCCGAAGCCTTTCTGGGCGGGCAGGCCTTCTGGTCCCTTGGCGGGCTGATGCTGATCGACAGCCCCGAACAGCGCCGGATGGGCATCAAGGACAGCCGCGAACTTGCGCTGCAAGACTGGATGGGATCGGCGCAGTTCGACCGACCCGAAGACGCATGGCCGCGCAAATGGGCCGAGGCCTATGTCGATTTCGCCGCAGGCCCGATGCGCAGTTGGCTGTACGATATGGGGATGCGGTGGTTTCCCGTCGTGGGATGGGCCGAACGCGGCGGCAGCTTTGGGTCGGGTCACGGGAATTCGGTGCCGCGCTTCCACCTGACTTGGGGTGTTGGGCCCGGAACAATGGAACCATTCGAACGCCGCGTGCGGGAACACGAACAGGCCGGTCGCATCGCGCTGAAATTCCGCCATCGCTGTTCGCATATCATCATGGAAAACGGTGCCGCGGTCGGTGTCTCGGGCGAGGTGCTGGCGGCGGACGGGGCATCGCGCGGGCAAAAGACCAACCGTGATATCGTGGGCGATTTCGAACTGCGCGCGCCCTCTGTCGTTGTCACCTCCGGCGGGATCGGCGGAGATTTCGAGCTGGTGCGCAAGTCATGGCCGACGGCACGTCTTGGGCCCGCCCCGAAAGAGATGATCGCCGGCGTGCCCGCCCACGTCGATGGCCGCATGATCGCCATCAGCGAGGCGGCGGGCGGCCAGCTGATCAACAATGACCGCATGTGGCACTATACCGAGGGCGTGAAGAACTGGGACCCGATCTGGCCCAACCACGGTATCCGTATCCTGCCCGGCCCGTCGTCGATGTGGTTCGATGCAAAGGGCAACCGCTTTCCCGCGCCGTCGCTGCCGGGGTTCGACAGTCTGGGGTCTTTGAAGATGATCCTTGATACGGGCTTTGATTATTCGTGGTTCATCACGACGCAGAAGATCGTGAAAAAGGAATTTGCCCTGTCAGGGTCAGAGCAGAACCCCGATTTCGCCGACAAAAGCTGGGTCAAAGTCTTGCAGCAACGTATCCTGAACAAGGCCGCGACCCCCGCCGTCGAGGCCTTCAAGGAGCATGGCGAGAATTTCGTCGTCGCCCAAACATTGCCCGAGCTCATCGCCAAGATGAACGGGATGGAGGGGAATGACCTGTTGTCGCTTGACAAGATCGAGGCCGAGATCAGGGCCCGCGACAGGCAGGTCGATAACAACTTCACCAAAGACGCGCAGATCATGGCGATCCATGCGGCGCGGAACTATCGCGGCGACAAGCTGCAACGCACGGCGAAACTGCACAAGATCCTCGACCCTGAAAACGGGCCGTTGATCGGGGTCAAGCTGAACATCATCACGCGCAAAACTCTGGGCGGGTTGCAGACCAATCTTGACAGCCAGATGCTGGATGCCTCTGGCACGCCGATCCCGGGGCTGTTCGCGGCGGGCGAGGTCGCCGGTTTTGGCGGCGGTGGGTATCACGGGTATAACGCGCTTGAGGGGACGTTTCTGGGCGGCTGCATCTTTTCTGGGCGGCAAGCGGGGCGGGCGGATACAATCGCCTGACCCGCAGGCGCTAATCCGACAGGTATTGCGCCAGATAACGTTCAAGCACTTTGGTCAGCTCTTGCGAATAGGGGCGAGAGCTGCGCCGATCCGCCTGCGCCGCGACCAGATCTTCCATCGCAAGGGAGATCTGGATCGTGGTCTTGGCCACCACCACCGGATCGCCACCCTGAAACCCGTCGGCACCGCTTTCCCATCTGTTGCATAGAAAGCGGACCAGATCATCGTGGTCGTCATCCTCGATCGCGAGCGGCCCGCGTTTCGTCGCGAAATGCAGCAGCAGGGGGCGGTAGTAGGGATGTCGCGCCAGATACCTGCGCTGCACATCCAGCACGGCACGCAACCGGTCCCGCCATGTCGTATGGGCGTGAACATCATCAAGGCTGGCGAAAAGCTTGGCGCGTAATTCATTGGCGGTCTGCGAATAGAGTTCAAGCAGCACGTCATCAAGCGTGGGAAAATACCGATAGATAGAGCTGACAGGCACCCCGGCACGGGTCGCGATGGCAGTGGTGGTGAGGTCTTGCAACCGGTTCTCGGCCAGCAGCGCCGCCGTGGCGTTCAGGATGACATGCACGCGGGTCACCGCACGCGACTGGCGCGGCGTTTCACGGGTCCGCAGGGGGCCAAAGATGATCGGGACCATGGGTTTCCCTTTCTGCGCAGCGATGCGGGTTTCGGCAGTCCCATAACGATAGGGGCGTAGAACCCCAAGCGTAAAGAGAGACGCTGCATCAAGCGACTGCCGCGGCCTAACCAATCAATCACCCATTCCGATCATTTGGACAATTATAATCCGTTGGATTGATGTATCGGAATAGCCGATAGTGCACAGGTAACGACGATACTTAGGCACGCTATGACGGATACGACCCTCTCTGACCACATCCACGCTGATAAAACCACGCCATCGATCTGGCCGGGTCTGGCGCTTGCCGCCATGATCGCCGCGCTGGCCTTTGCACTGCGGTATCTGCCGGGGGTGGGGATGCTGAGCCCGTTGATCCTCGCGATCCTTCTGGGCATGGCGCTGCGCAACACCCTTGGCACGCCCGAGGTGGCGAAGGCAGGGCTTGCGATCAGTATGCGGCCGGTGTTGCGGGCGGGGATTATCCTGATGGGGTTGCAGCTGACGCTGGGGCAGGTTGCGGCTGTCGGCTGGGTGGGGGTCGCGGTGATCGCGCTGTCGCTGGTGCTGACCTTCGGGTTCACCACATGGCTGGGCCGCGTGCTGGGGGTGGATGCCAAGCTGACGCAGTTGATCGCGGCGGGCACGTCGATCTGCGGGGCCTCTGCCGTGATCGCAACCAATACCGTCACCCGTGGCCGCGACGAAGACGTCGCCTATGCGGTGGCTTGCGTGACGATTTTTGGCTCGCTCTCCATGATCCTGCTGCCCTTGGCCGAAAGCTGGCTGACCCTTGGCCCGCGCGGCTTTGGCCTTTGGACCGGTGCGTCGATCCACGAGGTCGCCCAGGTCGTCGCCGCCGCCTTCCAGCGCGGCGAGGAGGCCGGCCAGTTCGGCACGATTGCCAAGCTCACGCGGGTGATGATGCTTGCCCCGATGATCCTGTGTCTGGGCGCGTTTGCCGCGCGGCGGCGTCAGGGGCAAGGCGGTGGCGGCAAGGCCCCGATCCCGTGGTTTGTTTTCGGGTTCATCGCGATGGTCGGCGTGGCCTCGACCGGTTGGGTGCCGCAGGCGGTGCTGGACCCCGCGACCGGTGTGACGCAATTCCTGCTGGCGATGGCGCTTGCGGCGATGGGGCTTGAGACCGATCTGCGCAAACTTGCTGCGGCGGGGGGGCGTCCGGCCTTGCTGGGGGCGGCGGCTTGGGTCTTTATCATGGGCGTCAGCCTTGCGCTGATCATCCTGACGGGGGCCGCCTGATGACACTGGACCAGTTGCGCATTTTCGTTGCCGTGGCAGAGCGTGAACACATGACCCGCGCCGCCGAAGCATTGAACCAGACCCAGAGTGCGACCAGCGCTGCCATCGCCGCGCTGGAAGATCGTCATAACCTGCGCCTCTTTGATCGTATCGGACGGCGGATTGTGCTGACCGATGCGGGGCGCGATTTTCTGGGCGAAGCCCGTGCCGTACTGGCCCGCGCAGCCATCGCCAGCCAGCGGCTGGATGATCTGGCGGGGGTGAAACGCGGCAGGCTTCGGCTTGCGGCAAGCCAGACGGTCGCGAACTACTGGTTGCCCGCGGTGATCGCGCGGTTCCGCGCGGCGCACCCCGAGATCGCGCTGACAGTGCGGATCGGCAACAGCGACGACGCCGCCCGCGCGGTCGAAGCATTGCAAGCTGACATCGGCATTATCGAGGGGGACTGCCAGCTCACCACACTCCGCGCTAAGGCGGTGGCGGGGGACACGCTGCGGCTGGTGTTCCCAAGCGGTGCCGCGGCGGGCGATCTTTCGCCTGAACGCTTGCGCCAGACCCCTTGGATCCTGCGGGAAGCAGGGTCAGGCACGCGCGACAGTTTTCTGCAGTGGCTCGGGCGGCAGGGCTTGGGGCTGGAGAATCTGGAAAGCACACTGGAGCTTCCGTCAAACGAGGCGGTGTGCAGCGCGGTCGAAGCGGGCATCGGTGCCGCGCTGCTGTCCGATCTGGTGGTCCGCCGGTCGATCGAGGCGGGGCGGATGGTCGACGTGCCCATCGACACCCCGCAGCGACGGTTTCACATCCTGACCCATGCCGAACGCCAACCAAGCGCGCTTGAGGCCCGGTTCATCCACCACGCCGAGACAAGCTTTTAGGCTCCGCTGCTAGATAAGCTTCTGCCGCGCATCGGGGACAGTGGCGGGCGCCATCTTGGCGGCCTGGATCATCGCGGTTTTACCCCGCCACGCGGGCAGGCGGATGACGGCGCGGCTGTGATCCGCTTCTGCGTGGACCTCAAAATCGCCGCCGTGCATCTCGACCAGCTTGCGGGTCAGGGGCAGCCCCAGACCCAGCCCGCCCTTGGTCGCGCGGTGGTCCAGCGACCCGCCCACGACAAAAGGTTTGTAAAGTTCGGCCAGTTCGACATGTTCGTCGAAACTGCCGTTGTCCCGGACCGAAATCTCGATGTTCCCGTCCATGTCCTGAAACGTCTCTAGGGTGATGTCGGTCCCGCCGTGCATCACGGCATTCAACACCAAGGCTGTGACGGCAAGCTCGATCTGTTCGGCGTCCACATGCAGCGTATCCAGCATCACAGTATCACGAAGCGTGACCGTTTTGGCCGCCACATCCGTGGTGGGGAACTGCAACCTTGCAACCGCGCTCAGGATCGCGGCAAGGTCGCAGTTTTGTTCGTTCAACCGCAGCTCGCCGGTGCTGGCGTTACTATAGGACAGGATCGTTTCAATCAGTTTCGTCAGGTGATCCACCGACCGACGGGCCGAATGGATCAGCGTGGGGTTAGTACCGGTGCTTGCTGTCGCCTCCAACAGCTTGAGACTGCCGAAAAGTACGGTGAGCGGCGTGCGCAACTCGTGCCCGACCAAGGTCAGGAAGGCTGATTGCGCGGTTTTATCCTGCTGCACTTCGGGGGCTTCGGGTTGGCTCCGCTCTAGTGCGGCAACGACGATACGACCCAGATCGGTGAGCAGGGCAATCTGCTTTTCCGAAGGGTATTCATGGGGCTTCAGGTCCAGCGCACAAAGGCTGCCAAAGCGGTGACCGGAGGACAGGATAAGCGGCACACCCGCGTAATAGCGCGCCTCCGGCCCGCCCTTGGCGACCATCGGGTGCCGTTCAAAGCGGGCGTCCTTGCTGAGATCGGGCACGATCATCGGCGCGTCGGACATAATGGTGTGCGCACAAAAACCGGTGTCCTTAGGCATCGGGTCCAGATGCATGCCCACAACGGATTTATACCACTGGCTGTCCTCTTCGACCACGCTGATATGCGCAATCGGACAGTCAAGCAGGGTGCGCGCCGCCTCGCATATCGTGTCAAACAACGCTTCGTTTTGTGCGGTCAGTCCCGGAATGTCAAAAACGGCGCGCAGGCGGGCTTCTTCGTTAAAGGGGATCGGATAGGTTCTCATGCGGGGCTCCTTGGCTTTGGGTCAACTTGGTTAACAAATTAGGCATTCCTGCGGTCGCTTCGTGTCAGGACGGGGGGATAAGTAAGGTATGTTGACGTCACGGAAGTCGCGGCGGGCCGCCCACACATATGGTGGTTTCCAATCGCGGCGTTCCCTCCTATCGTTGCATCAACACGCAGGGCGAAGGGGGCGGAACGATGACATCCCACGGGCATGATCACGACGGCGATCATTCACATCTGACAGAAACCGAGGCGCGGGTGAGGGCGCTGGAAAGCCTGCTGAGCGCTAAGGGCTATATCGACAGCGCGGCGGTGGACCGTATCATCCAGACCTACGAGACCAAGATCGGCCCGCGCAACGGCGCGCATGTGGTGGCGAAATCATGGGTCGAGCCGGAATTCGAGGCTTGGCTGCGGCGCGATTCCTCTGCAGCGATCCATTCGCTTGGGTATCATTCCCGTCAGGGCGAGCATATCGAAGCGGTGTTCAACTCGGACGAGGTGCATCATCTGGTCGTCTGCACGCTGTGCTCTTGCTACCCGTGGTCGGTGCTGGGGCTGCCGCCGACGTGGTATAAATCACCTCCCTTCCGGTCACGGGCGGTGATTGATCCGCGTGGGGTGCTGGCGGAGTTCGGCGTGACCCTTGATCCGGCAACGCGGGTCGAGGTGCATGATTCAACCGCCGAGATCCGCTATCTCGTGATCCCGCAGCGCCCGGCGGGAACCGAAGGCTATTCGATGGAACAGTTGGCCGATCTGGTGACACGCAATGCGATGATCGGGACAGGGCTGACGCGCGCGCCGCAGGTGGCATCATGAACGGCGGGGCGGACCTTGGCGGGATGATGGGCTTTGGCCCTGTGGTGCAAGAAGAGGACGAACCGCTGTTTCACGCCCCCTGGGAGGCCCGCGCGCTTGGTATCGTGGTGGCGCTTGGGGCCTGCGGGCAGTGGAATATCGATGCTGCGCGATCCGCGCGCGAGGATATGCATCCGGGCGATTATACCCGCACGCCCTATTACGCGATCTGGCTGAAAGCGGCCAAGCGGTTGATGGTGGAAAAGGGGATGCTCACCGAGGCAGAGATCGCGCAATCGGTGCCGCTGACCCCCGCCGCGGCGATCAAACGCAAGCTTGCTGCCGAAGATGTCGACGACATGTTGGCGGCGGGGGGGCCGGCGGATCGGCCCGCGACTGGGACCCCGGCCTTTGCCGTCGGGGATCAGATCAGAACGATTAACAACCATCCCGCCACCCACACCCGCATGGCACGTTATGCCCGCGACAAGATCGGGACGATCACCAAGGTGCACGGGTTTCACGTCTTTCCCGATAGCAATGCGCAAGGGCAGGGCGAGGATCCGCAATGGCTGTATCAGGTGGCCTTTTCGGCGCGCACGCTTTGGGGCGATCAGGCGCGCGCGGATGACAGCGTGACCCTTGATCTGTGGGAACCCTATCTAAGGACCGTATCATGACCCTGCCCGATCTTTCGCTTTTGCCCGATATTACGCTGTCGGATGATGAACCGGTGTTTGACGCGCCGTGGCAGGCGCAGGCCTTTGCGATGGCGGTGTCCCTGCATCAATCGGGGGCCTTCACATGGGCCGAATGGGCGCAAGCGCTGACCGCAGAGGTGCATTCAGGGACAGAGCGTGACTACTACCAGCACTGGCTGACCGCGCTGGAAAAGATCGTGGCGCAGAAGCAGCTGACAACGGCGGCCGAGCTGACGGCGTGTAAAGACGCATGGCACGAAGCGGCGGCGCGGACGCCTCACGGGCAAGCTATCACGCTGTAGAAAGCTCCGGCGCGGAAAGCTCCGCGCCGGAGGCGATGTCTTAGCGGCCGACCCAATCGGGCAGGAACATCACGATATCGGGCACGGCGATCAACGCCGCCACGATCAACAGATCAACGATGACGAACCAGAACACGCCCTTGAAGATCGTGGACAGCGACGCGGTATTGCCGACCACTCCTTTGATCACAAAGACGTTCATCCCCATGGGCGGCGTGATCATCCCGATCTCGAGCAGTTTGACCAGCACCACACCGAACCACAGCAGGCTATAGCCCGTCTCTTCGACGATGGGCAGAACGATAGGCAAGGTCAGCAGCATCGCACCGACGGGCTCCAGCATCATGCCAAGCGCAAGATAGACGCAAACGATGCCGATCATGATCAACAGCGGCGCGGCACCAAAGCCCAGGATCGCATCGGACAGCGCGTCCCCGATCCCCGACAGCGCCAGAAAGCGTGTCAGCAGGCTGGCCCCCACGGCGATGATCAGCAAAGCTGCGGTGGTGGTCAGTGTTTCGGTGATCGCCATGCGCAGCGCCTTGAACGTCAGCGTGCGGTACAGCAGGGCGACAATGGTCGACAGCATGGCCCCGATGGCGCCCGCTTCGGTCGGGGTGAACGCCCCGCCAAACAGACCCGCGAACACACCGATCACGATCAGCAGCACCGGCCATGTCTGACCCAATGCCTTGATCTTTTCCGCGCGCGTCGCGCTGATCTGGACCGGAGGGGCAAGATCAGGGTTCATCTTCACCCGCACGAGGATCAGCACGATATAGGCGACCAGCGTGATCACCCCGACCACCAGACCACCTAGGAAGAGCGCGCTGACTGACTGCCGCGAGATGATGCCGTAGAGGATCATCAGGATGGATGGTGGGATCAGGGCACCAATGGTCCCCGCCGCGGCAACGGTGCCCGTCGCCAGTTCGGGGC from the Sulfitobacter pontiacus genome contains:
- a CDS encoding bile acid:sodium symporter family protein, whose amino-acid sequence is MDILISVVLPLGLAFIMFTLGVGLTPADFARVGQRPLAFFIGALNQSILLPLVTFICVLAFGIRAEMAVGFMILAACPGGVTSNVISKLAKGDVALSVSLTAVISLASVVTVPLILGLSMGYFMGDAAPEIDITKTAVTMFALTVVPVTLGLGARAMAPAAMTRAEPKLSAVATILFAAIVLAALAANWALFVENIVVIGPALLVLLAALTTIGFAVPRLLGRSVTEAKTISVETGVQNSTLGIAVAAIIVGGEGGFTAYALPSAVYGILMYLIILPVVLKYRRIGTA
- a CDS encoding GAF domain-containing sensor histidine kinase, which produces MRTYPIPFNEEARLRAVFDIPGLTAQNEALFDTICEAARTLLDCPIAHISVVEEDSQWYKSVVGMHLDPMPKDTGFCAHTIMSDAPMIVPDLSKDARFERHPMVAKGGPEARYYAGVPLILSSGHRFGSLCALDLKPHEYPSEKQIALLTDLGRIVVAALERSQPEAPEVQQDKTAQSAFLTLVGHELRTPLTVLFGSLKLLEATASTGTNPTLIHSARRSVDHLTKLIETILSYSNASTGELRLNEQNCDLAAILSAVARLQFPTTDVAAKTVTLRDTVMLDTLHVDAEQIELAVTALVLNAVMHGGTDITLETFQDMDGNIEISVRDNGSFDEHVELAELYKPFVVGGSLDHRATKGGLGLGLPLTRKLVEMHGGDFEVHAEADHSRAVIRLPAWRGKTAMIQAAKMAPATVPDARQKLI
- a CDS encoding TetR/AcrR family transcriptional regulator; the protein is MVPIIFGPLRTRETPRQSRAVTRVHVILNATAALLAENRLQDLTTTAIATRAGVPVSSIYRYFPTLDDVLLELYSQTANELRAKLFASLDDVHAHTTWRDRLRAVLDVQRRYLARHPYYRPLLLHFATKRGPLAIEDDDHDDLVRFLCNRWESGADGFQGGDPVVVAKTTIQISLAMEDLVAAQADRRSSRPYSQELTKVLERYLAQYLSD
- a CDS encoding FAD-binding dehydrogenase, whose protein sequence is MNTSDVIIVGGGLAGLVAAAELADRGKQVTIIDQEPEAFLGGQAFWSLGGLMLIDSPEQRRMGIKDSRELALQDWMGSAQFDRPEDAWPRKWAEAYVDFAAGPMRSWLYDMGMRWFPVVGWAERGGSFGSGHGNSVPRFHLTWGVGPGTMEPFERRVREHEQAGRIALKFRHRCSHIIMENGAAVGVSGEVLAADGASRGQKTNRDIVGDFELRAPSVVVTSGGIGGDFELVRKSWPTARLGPAPKEMIAGVPAHVDGRMIAISEAAGGQLINNDRMWHYTEGVKNWDPIWPNHGIRILPGPSSMWFDAKGNRFPAPSLPGFDSLGSLKMILDTGFDYSWFITTQKIVKKEFALSGSEQNPDFADKSWVKVLQQRILNKAATPAVEAFKEHGENFVVAQTLPELIAKMNGMEGNDLLSLDKIEAEIRARDRQVDNNFTKDAQIMAIHAARNYRGDKLQRTAKLHKILDPENGPLIGVKLNIITRKTLGGLQTNLDSQMLDASGTPIPGLFAAGEVAGFGGGGYHGYNALEGTFLGGCIFSGRQAGRADTIA
- a CDS encoding AMP-binding protein yields the protein MGVHLMSDTVIADFDRKLAREAFEQRAAQGAAALTRLGAGADVPVALIMRNDLTQLEVMRAAAMAGTVIVAQNWHAAAEEAGAICDDSGAQFVIIHRDLIDALRPALEGRTVIAVTPDTALRQAYGIDDAAAKTDPETPEWSALVDAADPITPREMMRPLMRYTSGSTGKPKGVRRLGGGPKRDFEEVLSRVGTEMLQLKPGSRFFTAAPIYHSAPSTLTSAALVTPGVSTFVAPKFDPESFLATIEAQRITHIYLVPTMMSRMLKLPQEVKAKYDLSSVEFCVSTGSPWPHDLKVAMIDWWGPVFWESYGATEIGFMTMVSSADALARPGTAGRMQMGGTLLILDPDGNELPAGQVGEIYARMDAFGGFDYSNDPESRASAEKHGHFSVGDLGSVDEDGFLFITDRKKDMIISGGANIFPAEIEAVLMRAPFIRDVAVFGAPDPEFGEQIVAAVELADGHSADKQKVLDFLDGKLARFKAPRIVDFHEALPREDSGKIFKPRLRAPYWDGAGRSI
- a CDS encoding nitrile hydratase accessory protein; translated protein: MTLPDLSLLPDITLSDDEPVFDAPWQAQAFAMAVSLHQSGAFTWAEWAQALTAEVHSGTERDYYQHWLTALEKIVAQKQLTTAAELTACKDAWHEAAARTPHGQAITL
- the nthA gene encoding nitrile hydratase subunit alpha → MTSHGHDHDGDHSHLTETEARVRALESLLSAKGYIDSAAVDRIIQTYETKIGPRNGAHVVAKSWVEPEFEAWLRRDSSAAIHSLGYHSRQGEHIEAVFNSDEVHHLVVCTLCSCYPWSVLGLPPTWYKSPPFRSRAVIDPRGVLAEFGVTLDPATRVEVHDSTAEIRYLVIPQRPAGTEGYSMEQLADLVTRNAMIGTGLTRAPQVAS
- a CDS encoding LysR substrate-binding domain-containing protein codes for the protein MTLDQLRIFVAVAEREHMTRAAEALNQTQSATSAAIAALEDRHNLRLFDRIGRRIVLTDAGRDFLGEARAVLARAAIASQRLDDLAGVKRGRLRLAASQTVANYWLPAVIARFRAAHPEIALTVRIGNSDDAARAVEALQADIGIIEGDCQLTTLRAKAVAGDTLRLVFPSGAAAGDLSPERLRQTPWILREAGSGTRDSFLQWLGRQGLGLENLESTLELPSNEAVCSAVEAGIGAALLSDLVVRRSIEAGRMVDVPIDTPQRRFHILTHAERQPSALEARFIHHAETSF
- the nthB gene encoding nitrile hydratase subunit beta, with protein sequence MNGGADLGGMMGFGPVVQEEDEPLFHAPWEARALGIVVALGACGQWNIDAARSAREDMHPGDYTRTPYYAIWLKAAKRLMVEKGMLTEAEIAQSVPLTPAAAIKRKLAAEDVDDMLAAGGPADRPATGTPAFAVGDQIRTINNHPATHTRMARYARDKIGTITKVHGFHVFPDSNAQGQGEDPQWLYQVAFSARTLWGDQARADDSVTLDLWEPYLRTVS
- a CDS encoding YeiH family protein; the protein is MTDTTLSDHIHADKTTPSIWPGLALAAMIAALAFALRYLPGVGMLSPLILAILLGMALRNTLGTPEVAKAGLAISMRPVLRAGIILMGLQLTLGQVAAVGWVGVAVIALSLVLTFGFTTWLGRVLGVDAKLTQLIAAGTSICGASAVIATNTVTRGRDEDVAYAVACVTIFGSLSMILLPLAESWLTLGPRGFGLWTGASIHEVAQVVAAAFQRGEEAGQFGTIAKLTRVMMLAPMILCLGAFAARRRQGQGGGGKAPIPWFVFGFIAMVGVASTGWVPQAVLDPATGVTQFLLAMALAAMGLETDLRKLAAAGGRPALLGAAAWVFIMGVSLALIILTGAA
- a CDS encoding TRAP transporter large permease produces the protein MTELQIAGIFIAILLAMILMRIPIGISLIAVSFGGLWSMFNWNIAWGSLGIVPYSFANSWVLSSIPAFLFMGFICYHTRLTQGLFNAAQIWLSSLPGGLAIASVFGCAGFAAVTGSSVACSAAMGKIAVPEMVRHRYSPELATGTVAAAGTIGALIPPSILMILYGIISRQSVSALFLGGLVVGVITLVAYIVLILVRVKMNPDLAPPVQISATRAEKIKALGQTWPVLLIVIGVFAGLFGGAFTPTEAGAIGAMLSTIVALLYRTLTFKALRMAITETLTTTAALLIIAVGASLLTRFLALSGIGDALSDAILGFGAAPLLIMIGIVCVYLALGMMLEPVGAMLLTLPIVLPIVEETGYSLLWFGVVLVKLLEIGMITPPMGMNVFVIKGVVGNTASLSTIFKGVFWFVIVDLLIVAALIAVPDIVMFLPDWVGR